From the Haloarcula sp. H-GB4 genome, one window contains:
- a CDS encoding TrkA family potassium uptake protein, with amino-acid sequence MYIITVGAGDIGTPLIEIATGTGNEVVVIEQDAARADEVANEFDCMVLNADATVKETLEDAGANRADAIITTTDQDATNVMISLLAQELEIPAIVSVVHNPEHMNLFKQIGVNTMENPQRLIAESLFRSVDRPSIVDYMRVGDVAEVFEITVTEKAPIAGLTLIEADEEGLLDAETLVVAIERNDADAPITPRGQTRIEAGDLLTVYSGSGATPEVTDIFGHYEDHATKNSNRFGL; translated from the coding sequence ATGTACATAATCACTGTCGGAGCGGGCGATATTGGAACGCCGCTCATCGAAATTGCAACAGGAACCGGAAACGAAGTCGTCGTCATCGAGCAGGACGCTGCGAGAGCGGATGAAGTCGCCAACGAGTTCGACTGTATGGTCCTCAACGCGGATGCGACCGTCAAAGAAACGCTGGAGGATGCCGGTGCCAACCGCGCAGATGCGATCATCACGACGACGGATCAAGATGCGACAAACGTCATGATCTCCCTTCTGGCACAGGAACTGGAAATCCCTGCAATTGTGTCAGTCGTCCATAATCCGGAGCACATGAACCTGTTTAAACAGATCGGCGTCAACACGATGGAGAACCCACAGCGTCTCATTGCGGAATCACTCTTCAGATCCGTGGACCGGCCATCGATTGTTGATTATATGCGAGTCGGTGATGTTGCGGAAGTGTTCGAAATCACAGTCACCGAGAAGGCACCGATTGCCGGGCTGACACTCATTGAAGCCGACGAGGAGGGACTGTTAGATGCCGAGACGCTCGTTGTCGCGATTGAGCGGAACGACGCGGACGCGCCTATCACACCACGAGGGCAGACACGCATCGAAGCGGGTGATCTATTGACGGTGTACTCTGGTTCAGGGGCGACACCCGAAGTGACGGACATCTTCGGCCATTACGAGGACCACGCAACGAAGAATTCGAACAGGTTCGGCCTATGA
- a CDS encoding APC family permease produces MPEQPVDVDPAGENIAGEVPAEEPEAVTDDAVVHDDNVELERTIGLVGGLAIGIGTMIGAGIFVFPGLAAANAGLAATLSFAIGGLIALLVALPTSELATAMPRSGGGYYFISRGMGTAYGAIVGLGLWLGLMFASAFYLVGLGHYASAVFAELNVALPFSPVIGIGLLFGAALTALSIGGTENTAKIQNVVVGVLLVVLTGFLSYGVLDAVGVFGGDTVPEQFFSKGYIPVLTTAALVFTSYLGFAQVATVAGEIKQPSRNLPLAMVGSVVIVTVFYVVTIFVATSAFGADRLGEFGETAMVEVARDFLGLPGAVAILGAGLLATFSSANASILSASRAVYALSRDALLPRKASEVNLRYGTPHIALLSAGGPILVLVATGRVELLAEVASFLHLIMYGLMCIALLVLRRQNPEWYSPSYRVPGYPVVPVVGALASFGLIIFMQPTSIGIGIVVMLASYLWYRYYAGDVTLKGDI; encoded by the coding sequence ATGCCTGAGCAGCCTGTCGACGTCGACCCTGCAGGCGAGAACATCGCCGGTGAGGTACCTGCTGAGGAACCGGAAGCCGTCACCGACGACGCAGTCGTCCACGACGACAACGTTGAACTGGAACGGACTATCGGGCTGGTCGGTGGGCTGGCAATCGGAATCGGGACGATGATCGGTGCTGGAATCTTCGTGTTTCCGGGGCTGGCGGCCGCAAACGCTGGCCTTGCAGCTACCCTTTCGTTCGCAATCGGCGGGCTGATCGCGTTGCTCGTGGCGCTTCCGACCTCCGAACTCGCCACGGCGATGCCACGGAGCGGTGGCGGGTACTACTTCATCTCGCGCGGGATGGGGACGGCGTATGGCGCGATCGTGGGCCTCGGACTGTGGCTCGGACTGATGTTCGCCTCGGCGTTCTATCTGGTCGGGCTCGGCCACTACGCGAGCGCCGTGTTCGCTGAGCTAAACGTCGCGCTCCCGTTCAGTCCGGTCATCGGCATCGGGTTGCTGTTCGGGGCTGCACTGACGGCACTGAGTATCGGCGGCACCGAAAACACCGCGAAGATTCAGAACGTGGTGGTGGGGGTCCTCCTCGTCGTGCTCACGGGATTCCTTTCATACGGCGTACTCGATGCCGTGGGCGTGTTCGGCGGCGACACCGTACCGGAGCAGTTCTTCTCGAAAGGATACATCCCAGTGTTGACGACCGCTGCGCTCGTGTTCACGTCGTATCTGGGGTTCGCGCAGGTCGCCACTGTCGCAGGTGAGATCAAACAACCGAGTCGGAACCTCCCGCTGGCGATGGTGGGCTCGGTCGTTATCGTCACCGTATTTTACGTTGTCACAATTTTCGTCGCGACCAGCGCATTCGGTGCCGATCGGCTGGGGGAGTTCGGGGAGACCGCGATGGTCGAAGTCGCCCGTGACTTCCTTGGGCTGCCCGGTGCGGTTGCGATTCTGGGTGCCGGGCTGTTGGCGACGTTCTCGAGTGCGAACGCGTCAATTCTCAGTGCCTCCCGGGCCGTGTACGCTCTGAGCCGGGATGCCTTGCTCCCCAGAAAGGCGAGCGAAGTCAACCTTCGATACGGCACGCCACACATCGCATTGCTCTCTGCTGGCGGTCCAATCCTCGTCCTCGTCGCGACTGGCCGGGTCGAACTCCTCGCCGAAGTCGCCTCGTTTCTCCACCTGATTATGTACGGGCTGATGTGTATCGCCCTGCTCGTGTTGCGTCGTCAAAATCCCGAGTGGTACTCGCCAAGCTATCGAGTGCCGGGCTATCCAGTGGTCCCGGTCGTGGGCGCGCTCGCGAGCTTCGGACTGATCATCTTCATGCAGCCCACGTCAATCGGCATCGGCATCGTGGTCATGCTCGCCTCGTACCTCTGGTACCGTTATTACGCTGGGGACGTGACACTTAAGGGAGATATCTGA
- a CDS encoding TCP-1/cpn60 chaperonin family protein has translation MLGETTEDDGNDEPNPTHTAAGELADAIRTTLGPNGLDKMVVGENGTVIVTNDGSSIVEWMDITHPVGRLVEQAAAAQDSAVGDGTTTAVVLVGALLEEAAALRSDGLHPTTIIDGYVRAAEAALDQLEQYERGLHSRNDDRLIQIARTAVTGRWDDASTDRFAELTLSALQAVEFDTSRLTLKSYPGGELRESVCLDGVVVDLETSSTSLEALSHPSIQTHDEPAIAMVDAEIGIEEPNHIESVELQNATQRSAFQDHEQDRKTELVEQVVQSGATVLLCQKSIDEAVRTALAQRGVLPVERTRRDEFDVIARATGSTPVMSVDDLTVDSTGTVESVTQRTVGTTQTLTLQGCPEEQRATLLLRGGTPHVADEVRRIVADCIDVTRVTLDDGVFVPGGGAVPTALAIDIAALSRGIPDRTQLVFDGFGAALEALPRTLATNAGTDPLSTLTAIKQRHDAGAATVGVGPDGHPRDMVAAGVLEPSTVFRSALQRAVAVVTQILRVDDIVQISADERRTDAEHDHAHAATGGYPWAVGH, from the coding sequence ATGTTGGGAGAGACGACTGAAGATGACGGCAATGACGAGCCGAATCCCACGCACACCGCCGCAGGTGAACTCGCCGACGCAATTCGGACGACACTCGGACCTAACGGGCTGGACAAGATGGTCGTCGGTGAGAACGGGACAGTCATCGTCACGAACGACGGGTCGAGTATCGTCGAATGGATGGATATCACGCATCCGGTCGGCCGGTTGGTCGAGCAGGCCGCGGCTGCACAGGACAGCGCCGTCGGGGACGGGACGACGACGGCAGTTGTGCTGGTCGGGGCACTGCTCGAGGAAGCCGCGGCGCTTCGTTCGGACGGGCTTCATCCGACGACAATCATCGACGGCTACGTCAGGGCTGCCGAAGCTGCCCTTGACCAGCTTGAGCAGTACGAACGTGGCCTGCACAGCCGAAACGACGACCGACTGATACAGATTGCGAGGACCGCCGTCACGGGGCGGTGGGACGACGCTTCGACCGACCGATTCGCCGAATTGACTCTTAGTGCGCTGCAGGCAGTCGAGTTCGACACATCGCGGCTCACGCTCAAATCCTACCCCGGCGGCGAACTCCGTGAATCCGTCTGTCTCGACGGAGTGGTGGTCGATCTAGAGACATCATCAACATCCCTCGAAGCGCTCAGTCACCCAAGCATCCAAACGCACGACGAGCCGGCTATCGCGATGGTCGACGCCGAAATCGGCATCGAGGAACCAAACCACATCGAATCGGTAGAGCTGCAGAATGCGACACAGCGGAGCGCGTTTCAGGACCACGAACAGGACCGGAAGACGGAACTGGTAGAGCAGGTGGTGCAGTCGGGTGCGACCGTGCTCCTCTGTCAGAAATCCATCGACGAGGCAGTCAGGACTGCGCTCGCGCAACGGGGCGTACTCCCCGTCGAGCGGACCCGGCGGGACGAGTTCGATGTCATCGCCCGGGCGACGGGAAGCACGCCAGTCATGTCCGTCGACGACCTGACCGTGGACAGCACCGGCACTGTCGAATCGGTCACGCAGCGGACGGTCGGGACCACACAGACGCTCACGCTGCAGGGCTGCCCAGAGGAACAACGAGCAACACTACTGCTCCGTGGCGGCACGCCACACGTTGCGGACGAGGTCCGTCGCATCGTGGCGGATTGTATCGACGTTACGCGTGTCACACTCGATGACGGCGTGTTCGTGCCCGGCGGCGGTGCGGTTCCGACCGCACTGGCGATAGACATCGCTGCCCTGTCCCGTGGGATACCAGACCGGACACAGCTCGTCTTCGATGGGTTTGGAGCCGCGCTGGAAGCCCTCCCCCGGACACTGGCCACGAACGCGGGCACAGACCCATTGAGCACGCTGACAGCGATAAAACAGCGACACGACGCCGGCGCGGCGACGGTCGGTGTCGGCCCCGATGGACATCCCCGGGATATGGTTGCGGCGGGTGTTCTGGAACCATCCACAGTGTTCAGGAGTGCTCTGCAACGGGCAGTCGCTGTTGTGACACAGATCCTCCGGGTTGACGACATCGTGCAGATTAGCGCAGACGAGCGCAGAACTGACGCTGAACACGACCACGCCCACGCGGCAACGGGTGGCTATCCGTGGGCAGTGGGGCACTGA
- a CDS encoding SCO family protein produces the protein MRRRTVLKSTGAVGTIVGMAGCLGSGRFGDSNPDVVLEEPDREFESSDVPYPAWGEQIPDVRVATPTESRKVRLRDIETPTLLTFFYSHCQTVCPVLISTQRNIQSHAQNNGYAADVRFLPMTFDPARDTAERLGAYADKMNVDADSGSWQFLRPASKKRAKAVIQDQFGVMFQRTEPEDMDMYMFTHTALTLLVNADGFVERAYRSKSPDEETIIADLETVRTA, from the coding sequence ATGCGCCGACGGACGGTTCTCAAATCGACGGGTGCGGTTGGAACAATTGTCGGAATGGCCGGCTGTCTCGGTAGTGGTCGCTTCGGCGACTCGAATCCCGATGTCGTGCTCGAAGAACCCGACCGGGAGTTCGAGAGCAGCGATGTTCCGTATCCCGCATGGGGTGAACAGATTCCGGACGTACGTGTCGCCACACCGACTGAATCACGCAAGGTTCGGTTGCGCGATATTGAAACACCGACTCTCCTCACGTTCTTTTATAGCCACTGCCAGACTGTCTGCCCTGTCCTCATCTCGACCCAGCGGAACATTCAGAGCCACGCACAGAACAACGGCTACGCCGCTGATGTCCGGTTCCTCCCGATGACGTTCGACCCCGCCCGTGATACCGCAGAACGACTCGGAGCGTACGCTGACAAGATGAACGTCGACGCCGATAGCGGAAGCTGGCAGTTCCTTCGACCGGCGTCAAAGAAACGGGCGAAGGCTGTCATACAGGACCAGTTCGGGGTCATGTTCCAGCGAACTGAACCCGAGGATATGGATATGTACATGTTCACGCACACAGCACTGACGCTACTGGTCAACGCCGATGGGTTCGTCGAGCGTGCTTACCGCTCGAAGTCACCGGACGAAGAAACAATCATTGCCGATCTTGAAACGGTGAGAACCGCGTGA
- a CDS encoding TlpA disulfide reductase family protein: MNRRQVVAAMTGLGLTGGSLWVAQNGLSGIQLQDTEQLPVRVETLDARGSSAGETAVPTPGTVTVVDLFATWCAPCDDQLEILDAIRPEYTDVSFVSVTNERPNETLTRADISEWWNRNGGAWTVGLDPGSELLAAFGADGLPYIAIADESGTVQFGHSGLAEEETLRDELDALV, encoded by the coding sequence GTGAACCGCCGGCAGGTCGTTGCGGCGATGACCGGACTCGGTCTCACCGGTGGGAGTCTCTGGGTTGCCCAGAACGGGCTGTCAGGTATCCAGCTCCAAGACACAGAACAGCTTCCGGTTCGCGTTGAAACCCTCGATGCACGCGGCTCGTCGGCAGGCGAAACGGCCGTGCCGACGCCGGGAACTGTCACGGTGGTCGACCTGTTCGCTACGTGGTGTGCGCCCTGTGACGACCAGCTTGAGATACTCGACGCGATCCGGCCCGAGTACACCGACGTGTCGTTCGTCTCAGTGACGAACGAGCGGCCGAATGAGACACTGACGAGGGCTGATATCAGCGAGTGGTGGAACCGCAATGGCGGAGCCTGGACTGTCGGCTTGGACCCCGGCAGCGAGTTGCTTGCGGCGTTCGGGGCAGACGGACTTCCGTACATCGCGATTGCTGACGAAAGCGGAACTGTCCAGTTCGGTCACAGCGGGCTCGCCGAGGAAGAGACGCTCCGAGACGAACTCGACGCACTGGTGTAA
- a CDS encoding sodium:solute symporter family protein, with protein sequence MSVILYGLAATIVTMMAIGFYVAKKVNGDSINYIVAGRGLILPLAAATLMAQSLDSNATLGNTDLAAGFGFWAGAALPVGLALCLFLTGLFFAKPMNRLNLTTLPDFYRRKYGRTAEIVASIIMSVAYAFLLAGNLVAGGYLFQIFVGTSFQVGVFIIAGLVLTYTVAGGLFSVAYTDVLQAGVAFIGSIALIVYVTTNYGITIPSGMGPTNLGQLTDPSQGAYINLATIVALGLGDIVAIDFMERVFAADSPETAQKACFIGAAGTLIIGVPFSVVALSANPILASLGVEAGNQAVLYTLLQNAVPPWLAALVLAGIVAASFSTSDGAILGTSAVIARNIGNIRVDEEGTASPAAAADGGVDEGFFGSESDKLLTVTRLMSVPITLLGVFLAIRVSATGMLLVLAFDIMLAGAFVPLVMGLYWSDIATTPAALGSMIAGSATRLVLFVMVPTTYAYENTLLYIPNDIFTAAFDGLPTFIAAAVGLVAFLVIAFVTKDDYPIYSVEKQSNPNIVAGGEED encoded by the coding sequence GTGAGCGTCATCCTCTACGGGCTTGCCGCCACCATCGTGACGATGATGGCGATCGGGTTCTACGTCGCGAAGAAGGTCAACGGCGACAGTATCAACTACATCGTCGCCGGTCGGGGACTCATTCTCCCGCTGGCCGCGGCGACGCTGATGGCGCAATCGCTCGACTCGAACGCGACGCTTGGGAACACCGACCTCGCAGCAGGCTTTGGTTTCTGGGCCGGCGCTGCACTGCCTGTCGGGCTGGCGCTCTGTCTGTTCCTCACCGGGCTGTTCTTTGCGAAGCCGATGAACCGACTCAACCTCACGACGCTGCCGGACTTCTACCGCCGAAAGTACGGTCGGACCGCCGAGATCGTCGCAAGCATAATTATGTCCGTCGCCTATGCGTTCCTGCTTGCGGGGAACCTCGTCGCCGGTGGCTACCTCTTCCAGATTTTCGTCGGGACGAGCTTCCAAGTGGGCGTGTTCATCATCGCCGGACTCGTGCTCACGTACACTGTCGCCGGCGGGCTGTTCTCGGTCGCCTACACCGACGTGTTACAGGCGGGCGTCGCGTTCATCGGCTCCATCGCGCTCATCGTCTACGTCACGACGAACTATGGCATCACGATTCCATCCGGGATGGGGCCGACGAACCTCGGGCAGCTCACCGACCCGAGTCAGGGGGCGTACATCAACCTCGCTACCATCGTCGCCCTCGGTCTCGGTGACATCGTCGCAATCGACTTCATGGAGCGGGTGTTTGCGGCTGACAGCCCCGAGACTGCACAGAAAGCCTGCTTCATCGGGGCTGCCGGTACGCTGATTATCGGCGTCCCGTTCTCCGTCGTTGCGCTGTCGGCGAACCCGATTCTCGCCTCCCTCGGTGTCGAGGCCGGGAACCAGGCCGTGCTGTATACGCTCCTCCAGAACGCCGTGCCGCCGTGGCTGGCCGCACTCGTCCTCGCCGGTATCGTCGCCGCCTCATTCTCGACGAGCGATGGGGCGATTCTGGGAACCTCTGCCGTTATTGCCCGGAACATCGGTAACATCCGCGTCGACGAAGAGGGTACCGCCAGCCCGGCAGCCGCCGCGGACGGCGGCGTCGACGAGGGCTTCTTTGGTTCGGAGAGTGACAAGCTGCTCACCGTCACGCGCCTGATGTCAGTCCCGATAACGCTACTTGGCGTGTTCCTCGCAATACGGGTTTCCGCGACCGGGATGTTGCTCGTGCTGGCGTTCGATATCATGCTGGCCGGCGCGTTTGTCCCGCTTGTGATGGGACTATACTGGTCCGATATCGCGACCACGCCGGCAGCACTCGGCTCGATGATTGCCGGCTCCGCCACCCGTCTCGTGCTCTTCGTGATGGTGCCGACGACCTACGCCTACGAGAACACGCTTCTGTACATCCCTAACGACATCTTCACCGCCGCTTTTGACGGCCTGCCGACGTTCATCGCCGCCGCGGTGGGACTCGTGGCGTTCCTGGTGATCGCCTTCGTCACCAAGGATGACTACCCGATATACAGCGTCGAGAAACAGAGCAACCCCAACATCGTGGCCGGCGGAGAGGAAGACTGA
- a CDS encoding cytochrome c biogenesis protein CcdA — MAEVAVFGTLAFAASAGVATFFAPCAFPLLPGYIGYYLRESDGDVSMLPPATAAAGGALAALTLVALLVLALGQPLKNALPMLEPVIGLGLIAFGVVMLLNREPELRVPLPERPASVTGFGVFGAVYAVAAAGCVVPLFFGVVTQALALPVHTSLLVLTAYALGVAVPLVGVTLLAGVGIGIWRTFGTYLHRIHQIAAVVMILAGGGQIYLSVFKLGVV, encoded by the coding sequence ATGGCTGAAGTCGCCGTATTCGGGACACTTGCGTTCGCTGCCAGCGCTGGCGTCGCGACGTTTTTTGCCCCGTGTGCGTTCCCACTTCTTCCGGGGTACATCGGGTATTACCTGCGTGAAAGCGACGGTGATGTGAGTATGCTGCCACCGGCCACCGCCGCTGCTGGCGGAGCGCTTGCTGCGCTTACCCTCGTTGCGCTGCTCGTCCTCGCACTCGGCCAACCGCTCAAGAACGCACTCCCGATGCTCGAACCAGTTATCGGACTTGGTCTGATCGCGTTCGGCGTCGTGATGCTCCTGAACCGTGAGCCTGAACTCCGCGTCCCGCTGCCAGAGCGACCGGCATCAGTAACTGGATTTGGCGTGTTCGGTGCTGTGTACGCGGTCGCCGCAGCTGGCTGTGTCGTGCCGCTGTTCTTCGGCGTGGTCACCCAGGCGCTTGCACTGCCAGTCCACACAAGTCTTCTCGTCCTCACAGCGTACGCACTCGGCGTCGCGGTTCCGCTTGTCGGCGTGACACTTCTTGCAGGCGTTGGAATCGGCATTTGGCGCACCTTTGGCACGTACCTGCACCGGATACACCAGATCGCAGCCGTCGTGATGATACTTGCTGGCGGCGGGCAGATTTACCTCTCAGTGTTCAAGCTCGGCGTGGTGTAG
- a CDS encoding Mov34/MPN/PAD-1 family protein — protein sequence MSRSLAVNTVRFSHRARALTVPDDIRDAIAAHIAASHPHEAGGYLACTLQDDQLYATDHVPLENVSPRPRRRFAATAPDQVPPEPRVFYHSHTSASTPSGLTGTDRRNIRDRFALVVFAPHGEPYSYRLFRLGLFNWQEVPVMGEASHEEPTRLPRLI from the coding sequence ATGTCTCGGTCACTTGCTGTGAATACTGTGCGTTTCAGTCATCGGGCCCGAGCGCTCACGGTTCCCGACGACATTCGGGACGCGATAGCGGCGCACATCGCGGCGAGTCATCCCCACGAGGCCGGAGGATACCTCGCGTGTACGCTACAGGATGACCAGTTGTATGCGACCGATCACGTCCCGCTCGAAAATGTTTCACCGAGGCCGCGGCGTCGGTTCGCCGCCACGGCACCCGATCAGGTTCCGCCGGAGCCTCGCGTGTTCTATCACTCACACACGTCGGCGTCAACGCCGTCCGGTCTGACGGGCACCGACCGACGGAACATCCGTGACCGGTTCGCGCTCGTCGTGTTTGCCCCACACGGGGAGCCCTACAGTTACCGGCTGTTCCGACTGGGGTTGTTTAATTGGCAAGAGGTCCCAGTGATGGGAGAAGCATCCCATGAAGAGCCGACCAGACTGCCACGGCTCATCTGA
- a CDS encoding AbrB/MazE/SpoVT family DNA-binding domain-containing protein — protein MKRKVQQLGSSTLAVTLPVDWARQHDISKGDEVIVQRDENGGSLLVVPEQPTIEDVEATIDADALTPDALERAIITQYVLGRQLIRIEATAPLETEHRTAVMNAERRLMGLGIVEQAETTVTVRCSVAPEDFDLPTLLGRLSRTEAVIRGDAISALIEGDTALIETVESRQAQVEKLFYLFLRLVFTIYRNPRLNQTVGLETGFPLIGYRSVAQDVVLMADTAIEIAGLASDSATPDQRTASKLTELGDALDDAASATRSAVTTPDYDATEDARAAFDLVDDRIAELNAHLEAERPEPLLALQRAVVLLERSARHARDSLSVATHLAFRNDPSLVTGE, from the coding sequence ATGAAACGGAAAGTCCAGCAGCTGGGCTCGTCCACGCTGGCGGTGACACTGCCCGTGGACTGGGCACGGCAACACGACATCTCGAAGGGTGACGAGGTCATCGTCCAGCGCGACGAAAATGGTGGGTCGCTGCTCGTCGTCCCCGAACAGCCCACTATCGAGGACGTAGAGGCGACCATCGACGCCGACGCGCTGACCCCTGACGCGCTGGAGCGGGCCATCATCACGCAGTACGTTCTTGGCCGACAGCTCATCCGAATCGAGGCGACGGCACCGCTGGAGACCGAACACCGTACCGCCGTAATGAATGCCGAGCGTCGACTAATGGGGCTGGGTATCGTTGAACAGGCCGAAACAACGGTGACAGTGCGATGCTCGGTCGCGCCCGAGGACTTCGACCTCCCGACGCTGCTGGGCCGACTTAGTCGCACCGAGGCGGTGATACGTGGGGACGCGATTTCCGCGCTCATCGAGGGTGACACGGCCCTCATCGAGACGGTGGAGAGCCGCCAGGCCCAGGTCGAGAAGCTGTTTTACCTGTTCCTGCGTCTGGTGTTTACTATCTACCGGAACCCGCGACTGAACCAGACTGTCGGGCTGGAGACAGGCTTTCCACTGATCGGGTACCGCTCGGTCGCACAGGACGTGGTCTTGATGGCCGACACGGCCATCGAGATCGCGGGGCTGGCGAGCGACTCGGCGACACCCGACCAACGGACCGCCTCGAAGCTCACCGAACTCGGTGACGCGCTCGATGACGCCGCGAGCGCGACCCGGTCGGCAGTGACGACCCCCGACTACGACGCGACCGAAGACGCCCGCGCCGCGTTCGACCTGGTCGATGACAGGATCGCCGAACTGAACGCCCACCTCGAAGCCGAACGTCCCGAACCGTTGCTGGCGCTCCAGCGCGCTGTGGTCCTGCTCGAACGTAGCGCCAGACACGCCCGCGACAGCCTCTCAGTTGCGACGCATCTGGCCTTCCGGAACGACCCTTCTCTGGTCACCGGGGAGTAA
- the fmdA gene encoding formamidase, protein MPETKFEVDVDSEPDEQPGANPFNRWHPDIPAVVEADPGESMRLEALDWTGGQITDNDNANEVRDVDLSQVHYLAGPVHVNGAEPGDLLKVEFHDMGPLNDRSEFGFTGTFSQQNGGGFLTDHFPKAAKSIWDIDGYTVSSRHIPDVEYEGKIHPGLAGCAPSEELLEAWNEREQALIDKHAEDPESIPNHPTGKEEPAVANPPTPDGALMGEMDPDEAEEAAEVAARTVPPREHGGNHDIKDLSIGSTVYFPVYVEGAKFGIGDFHASQGDGEISFCGAIEMAAYVDLEFDLVKDGMEKFGVDHPIFEPGHRGPNFEDYVTFCGYSVTEDGEQKYIDSHTAYRRACLQAIDYLKQFGYTGQQALHILGTVPVEGRQSGVVDVPNACSTLALPTGAFDFDASPEGIEHNSTDRGDLCVTDDPL, encoded by the coding sequence ATGCCAGAAACGAAGTTCGAGGTCGATGTCGACAGCGAGCCAGACGAACAGCCGGGCGCGAACCCGTTCAATCGGTGGCACCCGGACATCCCGGCGGTCGTCGAAGCGGACCCTGGTGAGAGTATGCGACTGGAAGCTCTCGACTGGACCGGCGGACAGATAACCGATAACGACAACGCCAACGAGGTCCGCGACGTGGATCTCTCGCAAGTGCATTATCTCGCAGGGCCCGTTCACGTCAACGGTGCCGAGCCGGGTGACCTGCTGAAAGTCGAGTTCCACGACATGGGGCCGCTCAACGATCGCTCCGAGTTCGGGTTCACTGGCACGTTCTCCCAGCAAAACGGCGGCGGCTTCCTGACCGACCACTTCCCCAAAGCGGCCAAATCTATCTGGGACATCGACGGCTACACGGTCTCCTCGCGCCACATTCCCGATGTCGAGTACGAGGGGAAGATTCATCCCGGCCTCGCGGGGTGTGCCCCCAGCGAAGAACTGCTGGAAGCGTGGAACGAACGCGAACAGGCACTCATCGACAAACACGCCGAGGACCCCGAATCGATACCGAACCATCCGACCGGGAAGGAAGAGCCAGCCGTGGCGAATCCGCCGACGCCCGACGGTGCGCTCATGGGGGAGATGGACCCCGACGAGGCCGAAGAGGCTGCCGAAGTCGCGGCCCGAACCGTTCCGCCCCGGGAACATGGCGGGAACCACGACATCAAGGACCTCTCCATCGGCTCAACGGTGTACTTCCCGGTGTACGTCGAGGGCGCGAAGTTCGGCATCGGCGACTTCCACGCCTCGCAGGGCGACGGCGAGATATCCTTCTGTGGCGCTATCGAGATGGCCGCCTACGTCGACCTCGAGTTCGACCTCGTGAAAGACGGGATGGAGAAGTTCGGTGTCGACCACCCGATCTTCGAGCCGGGCCACCGCGGGCCGAACTTCGAGGACTACGTCACCTTCTGTGGCTACTCTGTCACGGAGGACGGCGAGCAGAAGTACATCGATTCACACACCGCGTATCGGCGAGCCTGTCTCCAGGCTATCGATTATCTCAAGCAGTTCGGCTACACCGGCCAGCAGGCGCTGCACATCCTCGGGACTGTCCCCGTTGAAGGGCGACAGAGCGGTGTCGTGGACGTTCCAAACGCCTGCTCGACGCTGGCGCTCCCGACGGGCGCGTTCGACTTCGACGCGTCACCCGAAGGTATCGAACACAACAGCACCGACCGCGGTGACCTCTGTGTCACTGACGACCCACTGTAA
- a CDS encoding universal stress protein: MTDRLSILVPIRVLEGESVPEGVPELLAHAHVVLLGYHVIPEQTAPGQARMQFEDRATERLDDYEEMFEDAGATVERRLVFTHDGQKTIDRMIAEHDCMAVLVPNATGPVEDVLVPVRGAIGVDRLSRVVASVFGDMDADVTLYHVADEDTTDDDIKTLLGGMADRLAEFGMDPSTIETRIDRDQDPLDAIVDVADAFDTVVMGETDPSLSTFVFGMPADQVANRFLGPVFVVQRERAEEDEDG; encoded by the coding sequence ATGACTGACCGTTTATCCATACTCGTCCCAATTCGCGTCCTCGAGGGAGAATCGGTCCCGGAGGGCGTCCCCGAACTGCTCGCCCATGCACATGTCGTCCTGCTGGGGTATCACGTCATCCCGGAACAGACTGCGCCCGGCCAGGCCCGGATGCAGTTCGAGGACCGGGCCACGGAACGGCTCGATGATTACGAGGAGATGTTCGAGGACGCCGGGGCCACCGTCGAGCGGCGACTCGTGTTCACACACGACGGCCAGAAGACCATCGATCGCATGATTGCCGAGCACGACTGCATGGCTGTTCTCGTTCCGAACGCCACAGGGCCGGTCGAAGACGTACTGGTCCCAGTCCGTGGGGCCATTGGCGTTGACCGTCTCTCCCGTGTCGTCGCCAGTGTGTTCGGAGACATGGACGCCGATGTGACGTTATATCACGTTGCGGACGAAGATACAACAGACGACGATATCAAGACACTACTCGGCGGAATGGCGGACCGGTTGGCGGAGTTCGGCATGGACCCGTCGACTATCGAGACACGGATCGACCGCGATCAGGACCCCCTTGACGCAATTGTCGACGTTGCTGATGCGTTTGACACGGTCGTGATGGGTGAAACCGACCCGTCGCTGTCGACGTTCGTGTTCGGGATGCCAGCCGATCAGGTCGCGAACCGGTTCCTCGGGCCGGTGTTCGTAGTCCAGCGCGAACGCGCTGAAGAGGACGAAGACGGGTAA